TTGACGGTGAAGTCCGTCTCACCGAAGTACTGCCGCCGTTCGGAGTGGCCGATGATGACGTACTTGACGCCCAGATCCTTCAGCATATCGGCGGACACCTCGCCGGTGTAGGCGCCGGACTTCTCATAAAATACGTTCTGAGCGCCCACGGACACCCGAACGTCCTTGAAGGCCTTCATGGCGGCGGGGATATTCACGGCGGGGACGCACACCACCACGTCGCACCACTTGGCCTTGGGCAGGATGGCCTTCAGCTCCTCGGCAAATTTCTTAGTCTCGCTGGCAGTCTTATTCATCTTCCAGTTGCCGGCGATAATGGTCTTACGGTATCTGCGATTCATAATTTCTCTTGCTCCTCTTTCCTTACATATCTTTCCCTATATATCATAGAACACACAACGCTCTGTGTTTACTTATCCAGCAGGCACGCCACGCCCGGCAGCTCCTTGCCCTCCAGAAATTCCAGAGAGGCGCCGCCGCCGGTGGAGATGTGGGTGATCCGATCGGCAAAGCCCATCTGCTCCACAGCCGCCGCACTGTCACCGCCGCCCACGATGGTCACGGCGCCGCTGTCGGCCAGCGCCTGCGCCATGGCACGGGTGCCGGCGGCGAACTTCTCGAACTCGAACACGCCCATGGGGCCGTTCCACACCACGGTGCCGGCGCCACGGACGGCGTCGCAGAACAGCTGCACCGTCTCCGGGCCGATGTCCAGCCCCTCCATATCGTCGGGGATGGCGTCGGTGGGGACCACAAGGCTCTCGGCATCGGCGGCAAACTCCGTGGCGGCCACGGTGTCCGTAGGCAGCAGCAGCTTCACGCCCTTCTCCTGCGCCTTGGTGATCATCTGGCGGGCGTAGTCCAGCTTATCGTCCTCGCACAGGCTCTTGCCGATGGAGCCGCCCTGCGCCTTGGCGAAGGTATAGGCCATGCCGCCGCCGATGATGACGGTATCAGCCTTATCCAGCAGATTGTTGATGACATTGATCTTGTCGGAGACTTTGGCGCCGCCCAGCACCGCCACGAAGGGACGCTTGGGGTTATCCAATGCACCGCCCATGACCTCCAGCTCACGGGCCACCAGCAGGCCGGAGACGGCGGGCAGGAAAGCCGCCACACCGGCGGTGGAGGCGTGGGCCCGGTGGACCGTGCCGAAAGCATCGGAGACATACAGCTCCGCCATGGAGGCCAGCTCCTTGGCGAAGGAGGGGTCGTTCTTCTCCTCACGGGGATCGAAGCGCAGATTCTCCAGCAGCATGATCTGGCCGCCTTGCAGGGCCGCCGCCTTGCTCTTGGCGTCCTCGCCCACGATGTCCTTGGCGAAGATGACCTCCTGACCCAGCAGCCGGCTCAGCCGCTCCGCCACAGGAGCCAGCGTCAGGCTCTCCTTCCACTGGCCCTTGGGCTTGCCTAAATGGGAGCAGGCGATGACCGCCGCCCCACGCTCCAGCAGGTACCGGATGGTGGGCAGGGCTGCCACAATGCGCTTGTCGCTGGTGATGGCACCGGTGGCCTTATCCTGTGGGACGTTGAAGTCGCAGCGCAGCAGGATCTTCTTCCCCACCACGTCTACATCCATGATGGTCTTTTTATTGTAGTTCATATCGGTAGACTCCTTTATGAAAAATAGTACTTATTCCGCCATCTCCCCCGTGCCGGTAAGGCCGGGGAAGCCGTTTTGGCGCAGGGCCTCGTAGGTGAGGATGGCCACGGAGTTGCTGAGATTCAGGCTGCGGGCCTCCCGCCGCATGGGCAGACGGATACAGCGCTCCCGGTGGGCCGTGCGGAACCACTCCGGCAGCCCTGCCGTTTCCTTGCCGAAGAAGAGCCAACTGTCCGGCGTGAAGTGGGCCTGCGTATAGTCCTGCGGGGCCTTGGTGGTGGCCAGCCACAGTTCCTCCCCCGCCTCCGGGTGTTGGGCAAAGAGGTCCGGCAGGCTCTGGTAGTCCTGCACCTGCACCAGATGCCAGTAGTCCAACCCCGCCCGCTTCACGGCCCGGTCGGAGATATCAAAGCCCAGCGGGCGGATCAGGTGCAGGCGGCTGCCGGTAGCGGCGCAGGTGCGGGCGATATTGCCGCAGTTCTGGGGGATCTCCGGCTCCACCAATACGATATTCAGCACGGAGCCGCTCCCTCCCTTCCCGCCCCCGCGGGCGCATCGTTTCATCGATTCATGTATTGTAATGCAATCCGCAAAAAAATGCAACTATAACTTGCAGAATCCACATATTTTTTCTTAAAAATATAAAATTTTCCTTCGCTTCACCGCAAAAACCGTCGCTTTTTGCGGCTCCCTCTCCTCCGTGGGAGAGATTTCCTGCCCTGAGAAAAATTATTGCCGGGAAAATATGTGAAAATACTGGATTTCTTTGTAAAGTCTGTTATAATAGAGGCAGTATGCAGAGAGGGGGAGGATTCCCATGGATCGTAGTGTGGTATTTTTGGATCTGAAGGGCGGCTGCGCCCCCTGTGACAAACCGCTGATGCTGCGGCCGATCCTGTTTTGCCCGGTACTGACCTGGGTGGCACAGGAGTTGACGGTCTGCGGCGCTCAGCGGTTTTTTATTGTGTGTGACGAGGCGTGGCAGGATGAGGTACGGGAGGTCATGGAGGGCTTCGACACCCGGCTGTTCGCCTCCGCTCAGGAGGCGCTGGCCGATGCAGAGGGTGAGGTCATCGTGGTCCCCGGCCCCGTGGTGCCGGTGTACGGCCCGGAGGACAGCCGCAGCGTATACGCCGCCGAGGTCGGGACGCTGAAGGCCCGGCTGGAGAGCGGCATCCCTCTGACGGACTGCCCGGCGGAGGCCTGCGGTATCCGCAGTTTGTGGCAGACGCAGACGCTGCCGCCGGTATTCCGCCCGGTGGCGGATGAGGCGGCGCTGAACGCCGCTATGCCGGATGCCCGTGAGCTGCTGCTGCGGCGCATGACGGGCGTCACCGTCGTAGACCCCGCCACCACCTATATCGACCCCCGCTGCTCCATTGCTCCCGGCGTGACGCTGCTGCCGGGCACCATCCTCCGGGGCCATACCGCCATCGGCTCCGGCTGTGAGATCGGCCCCAACGCCATGGTGCGGGACTGCATCGTGGGAAAGGACACCACCATCAACGCCTCGCAGGTCAATGAGAGCACCATCGGCAGTCACACCACCGTGGGGCCCTTCACCTATGTCCGGCCCAACTGCCGTATCGGTGACCACTGCCGGGTAGGGGACTTCGTGGAGGTGAAGAACTCCGTCATCGGAGACGGCACCAAGATCAGCCATCTGACCTATGTGGGCGACAGCGACGTGGGACAGCGGGTGAACTTCGGCTGCGGCACCGTCACCACCAACTATGACGGCCACAAAAAGCACCGCTGCACCATTGGCGACGACGTGTTTCTGGGCTGCAACACCAATCTCATCGCCCCCGTCACCGTGGAGGACCGGGCCTACACCGCCGCCGGATCCACCGTTACCGACGATGTGCCGGAGGGCGCTCTGGCCATCGCCCGTCAGCGCCAGACCAACATCCGGGGCTGGGCGGA
The genomic region above belongs to Vescimonas coprocola and contains:
- a CDS encoding phosphoglycerate kinase; amino-acid sequence: MNYNKKTIMDVDVVGKKILLRCDFNVPQDKATGAITSDKRIVAALPTIRYLLERGAAVIACSHLGKPKGQWKESLTLAPVAERLSRLLGQEVIFAKDIVGEDAKSKAAALQGGQIMLLENLRFDPREEKNDPSFAKELASMAELYVSDAFGTVHRAHASTAGVAAFLPAVSGLLVARELEVMGGALDNPKRPFVAVLGGAKVSDKINVINNLLDKADTVIIGGGMAYTFAKAQGGSIGKSLCEDDKLDYARQMITKAQEKGVKLLLPTDTVAATEFAADAESLVVPTDAIPDDMEGLDIGPETVQLFCDAVRGAGTVVWNGPMGVFEFEKFAAGTRAMAQALADSGAVTIVGGGDSAAAVEQMGFADRITHISTGGGASLEFLEGKELPGVACLLDK
- a CDS encoding tRNA (cytidine(34)-2'-O)-methyltransferase, whose translation is MLNIVLVEPEIPQNCGNIARTCAATGSRLHLIRPLGFDISDRAVKRAGLDYWHLVQVQDYQSLPDLFAQHPEAGEELWLATTKAPQDYTQAHFTPDSWLFFGKETAGLPEWFRTAHRERCIRLPMRREARSLNLSNSVAILTYEALRQNGFPGLTGTGEMAE
- a CDS encoding GlgC family sugar phosphate nucleotidyltransferase, which encodes MDRSVVFLDLKGGCAPCDKPLMLRPILFCPVLTWVAQELTVCGAQRFFIVCDEAWQDEVREVMEGFDTRLFASAQEALADAEGEVIVVPGPVVPVYGPEDSRSVYAAEVGTLKARLESGIPLTDCPAEACGIRSLWQTQTLPPVFRPVADEAALNAAMPDARELLLRRMTGVTVVDPATTYIDPRCSIAPGVTLLPGTILRGHTAIGSGCEIGPNAMVRDCIVGKDTTINASQVNESTIGSHTTVGPFTYVRPNCRIGDHCRVGDFVEVKNSVIGDGTKISHLTYVGDSDVGQRVNFGCGTVTTNYDGHKKHRCTIGDDVFLGCNTNLIAPVTVEDRAYTAAGSTVTDDVPEGALAIARQRQTNIRGWADRLRKTWKK